In Deinococcus aquaedulcis, the genomic stretch CCCACCACCTCGCCGGGTGAGAGCGAAAAGGACACGCCGCGCACCGCCTGCACCTGCCGGGTCTGACGCCGCACAAAGGCGCGCACGCTGCCCAGGAAGCCCGGTTCCTTGTCGTGCACGGCGTAGGATTTGCTGAGGTCGCGCACGTACACCGCCGCGTCAGGTGAGGGCAAGGTCATAGTGGCCCCCAGCCTAGAGCAGCGGCGCGGCGGGCGGCTGTAAGCCAGACGGCGGGCCAGGCGCCACTCCCCTACACTGTGGCGCGTGGACAACCCACTGCTGATCCTGGGCATTCTCGTGGTGCTGCTGATTTTAAATGGCTTTTTTTCCGGCTCGGAACTGGGGGTGGTCTCGGCGCGCAAGTCCCGGCTGCAGGGACTGGCCGACCGGGGCAACCGCGCCGCGCAGCGGGCCCTGAATCTGGCCGAGCGTCCCGGAGCGTTCCTGGCGACCGTGCAGATCGGCATTACCCTGATCGGCACCGTCAGCGCCGTGTTTGCTGGCGACCGTCTGACCCCCCATGTTGAGCGGGCACTGACCCCCCTGCTGGGTTCGGCGGCTGGCGTGGTGGCTGAACCGACGGTGGTGCTGCTGGTCACCTACCTGTCGCTGGTGCTGGGCGAACTGGCCCCCAAGAGCATTGCCCTGCGCAACCCCGAGGCCCTGGCGCTGCGGGTGGCGCCGTTTTTCACGCTGCTGTCGGGGCTGACCCGGCCCATCGTGTGGCTGCTGGAAGCCACCACGCGTGGGCTGCTGTGGCTGCTGGGCCTGCGCGGCGAGCCCCAGGAACACGTGACCGAGGAGGACGTGAAGGCCATCGTGCTGCAGGCCAGCGAAACGGGCGGCCTGGAAGAGGGCGAGCGCGAGCGCATTGACCACGTGCTGCGCTTTAACGACCGCCGGGTGCGCGAACTGATGACCCCCCGGGGCGACGCCACCCTGATTCCGGCCACCGCGCCCCTGGACGACGTGGTGAGCCGCGCCCTGGCCGCGCCGCATGACCGCTACCCGGTGGTGGACGGCCACAGTCAGGTGGTGGGCCAGATCAGCGTGGTGGACCTGCTGCAGGCCGTGCACACCGGCGAGGCGTGGCTGGACCGGGTGCGCCCGGTGATCTACGTGCCCGAAACCGCCTGGGCCGAGGATGTCCTGAACCGCCTGACCCAGCAGGGGCACCAGCAGATTGCCATTGCCGTGGATGAATTCGGCATGTTTACCGGCCTGATCACCTCCACCGACCTGCTGCGCGAACTCGCCGGCGCCGACCAGCCCGCCGATCCCAATGAACTGTTCCGCCGCGACGACGGCTCGTATCTGGCCGACGGCGCCCTGGCCATGCACGACCTGCGCGAGCGACTGCCGCTGCCCCGCTTGGAGCGCGAGGATTTCAGCACGCTGGCGGGGTATGTGCTGGGGGCGATGGGGGAGTTTCCGCAGGTGGGGGCGCAGGTGAGGGTGGAGGACTGGCTGCTGGAGGTGGTGGATCTGGATGGGGCGCGGATTGATAGGGTGTTGATTGTGCCGCCGGTGGGGGTGGTGGTTGGGGGGGGGATGGAGTGAGGCGATGAGGTTTTCGGACTAGCCCCACCCCCCCAGCCCCCCTACCCCGGAGGGGCAGGGGGGAGTTTTCCGCTGCGCTCGGCAAACGTTGACTAACGATTTAGGGCAGCCTTCCTTCGCCCCGCGTTGTACGCCGTCGCCCTTCTCCGCCCATCGCCTCACGCCCGCGCGCTCCGCGCACGACGGCT encodes the following:
- a CDS encoding hemolysin family protein produces the protein MDNPLLILGILVVLLILNGFFSGSELGVVSARKSRLQGLADRGNRAAQRALNLAERPGAFLATVQIGITLIGTVSAVFAGDRLTPHVERALTPLLGSAAGVVAEPTVVLLVTYLSLVLGELAPKSIALRNPEALALRVAPFFTLLSGLTRPIVWLLEATTRGLLWLLGLRGEPQEHVTEEDVKAIVLQASETGGLEEGERERIDHVLRFNDRRVRELMTPRGDATLIPATAPLDDVVSRALAAPHDRYPVVDGHSQVVGQISVVDLLQAVHTGEAWLDRVRPVIYVPETAWAEDVLNRLTQQGHQQIAIAVDEFGMFTGLITSTDLLRELAGADQPADPNELFRRDDGSYLADGALAMHDLRERLPLPRLEREDFSTLAGYVLGAMGEFPQVGAQVRVEDWLLEVVDLDGARIDRVLIVPPVGVVVGGGME